Proteins from a single region of Streptococcus mitis:
- a CDS encoding glycosyltransferase: protein MGNTKRAVVFAGDYAYIRQIETAMKSLCRHNSHLKIYLLNQDIPQEWVSQIRIYLQEMGGDLIDCKLIGSQYKMNWSNKLPHINHMTFARYFIPDFVTEDKVLYLDSDLIVTGDLTDLFELDLGENYLAATRSCFGAGVGFNAGVLLIDNKKWKSNNMRQQLVELTEKEHENVGEGDQSILNILFQSSYYQLEDTYNFQVGFDAGAAEKNHAFVFEIPLTPLPKILHYISPDKPWKQFSVGRLREEWWKYSFMEWSYIVSSWKEKDVFYSADIYKPALTCMNLTNSWCVEKIDYLVEQLPEVHFYIVAHTFMSDELKRLSRFQNVTLYPNSFPILVEKLLKSSDIYLDLNLDEKLVYVYDLVKKCEKPILTFDNTRCLTIPEESYAGICHHDRPDEMVEMIKSFMEGES from the coding sequence ATGGGAAATACCAAACGTGCAGTAGTATTTGCAGGTGATTACGCTTATATTCGACAAATCGAAACAGCGATGAAGTCACTCTGTAGACACAACAGTCATTTGAAAATTTATTTGCTCAATCAGGATATTCCCCAGGAATGGGTTAGTCAAATAAGAATATATTTACAAGAGATGGGAGGCGATTTGATTGATTGCAAGTTAATTGGTTCACAGTATAAAATGAACTGGTCTAATAAATTACCTCATATCAATCATATGACCTTTGCACGCTATTTTATTCCAGATTTTGTAACAGAAGATAAAGTTCTCTATCTAGATAGTGATTTGATTGTGACTGGTGATTTGACCGATTTGTTTGAATTAGATTTAGGTGAAAATTATTTGGCTGCAACTCGCTCTTGCTTTGGAGCAGGTGTTGGTTTTAACGCAGGAGTTCTATTGATAGACAATAAAAAATGGAAATCAAATAATATGCGTCAGCAGTTAGTTGAATTAACGGAAAAAGAACATGAAAATGTGGGGGAAGGAGATCAATCTATTCTCAATATTCTTTTTCAAAGTAGTTATTACCAGTTAGAGGATACCTATAATTTTCAAGTAGGTTTTGATGCTGGTGCAGCTGAAAAAAATCATGCTTTTGTTTTTGAAATTCCACTAACACCTCTTCCAAAAATTTTGCACTATATTTCTCCTGATAAACCATGGAAGCAGTTTTCGGTTGGACGTTTGAGAGAAGAGTGGTGGAAATATTCTTTTATGGAATGGAGTTATATAGTATCTAGCTGGAAAGAAAAGGATGTTTTTTATTCTGCAGATATTTATAAACCAGCATTAACTTGCATGAATTTAACCAATTCTTGGTGTGTAGAAAAAATTGATTATCTAGTTGAACAATTGCCAGAAGTACATTTTTATATTGTTGCTCATACTTTTATGTCGGATGAATTAAAGAGATTATCTAGGTTTCAAAATGTGACTCTTTACCCTAATTCTTTTCCTATTTTAGTGGAAAAACTTCTAAAGAGTTCCGATATTTATTTAGATTTAAATTTAGATGAGAAACTAGTATATGTTTATGATTTAGTAAAGAAATGTGAAAAGCCGATACTAACTTTCGATAATACACGTTGCTTGACTATACCTGAAGAATCATATGCTGGTATTTGTCATCATGATAGGCCTGATGAAATGGTAGAAATGATTAAAAGTTTTATGGAAGGAGAGTCATGA
- a CDS encoding glycosyltransferase family 2 protein → MESLISVIIPVYNTESYIGICLESLVKQTYTNFEVLMIDDGSTDNSGRICQEYTESDSRFHYYGKENGGVSSARNLGIEYSRGDYLTFVDSDDWVEEDYLEVLYSALVSESASVSISTYKRFSMEDNTWYVHSFQRGYDKRVFHHLELINELIDLDSFDYSYRFVSGKLVRKDVVGDIRFNSLTILGEDMEFWFKIYLISPKSVYINRDSYVYRVGEGSTRHFSLLKVRCDLQQRENFIALLAARNIDVSRYVDSFIEILKRRKKELEDKNLSSTDTMRWIKETLCLLDK, encoded by the coding sequence ATGGAATCTTTGATTAGTGTTATTATTCCAGTTTATAATACTGAAAGTTATATTGGAATTTGCTTGGAAAGTCTTGTTAAACAGACTTATACAAATTTTGAAGTGCTTATGATTGATGATGGTTCTACAGATAATTCAGGAAGAATTTGTCAGGAATATACAGAGAGTGACTCCCGTTTTCATTACTATGGGAAAGAAAATGGCGGAGTTTCTTCTGCTCGTAATTTGGGGATTGAATACTCCAGAGGTGATTATTTAACTTTTGTTGATTCAGATGACTGGGTTGAGGAAGATTATTTAGAAGTTCTATATTCTGCTCTAGTATCCGAATCTGCGTCAGTCTCAATTTCAACATATAAAAGATTTTCTATGGAAGATAATACTTGGTATGTTCATTCTTTTCAACGAGGTTACGATAAACGAGTCTTTCATCATCTAGAACTAATCAATGAATTAATTGATTTGGATTCTTTCGATTATTCATATCGTTTTGTAAGTGGAAAGTTAGTAAGAAAAGATGTTGTGGGGGATATTCGTTTTAATTCTCTAACTATTTTAGGTGAAGATATGGAATTTTGGTTTAAAATCTATCTAATCTCACCTAAATCTGTCTATATCAATAGGGATAGTTATGTTTATAGAGTAGGTGAAGGATCGACGAGACATTTTAGTTTACTCAAGGTCAGGTGTGATTTACAACAGCGTGAAAATTTTATAGCTCTTCTTGCTGCTCGAAATATAGATGTCAGTCGTTATGTTGATTCTTTTATTGAAATTTTAAAACGAAGAAAAAAAGAACTTGAAGATAAAAATCTATCATCAACAGATACGATGAGATGGATCAAGGAAACATTATGTTTGCTTGATAAGTAA
- the secY2 gene encoding accessory Sec system protein translocase subunit SecY2: protein MTKIYSSIAVKKGLFTLFLLFIYVLGSRITLPFVDLNSKDFLGGSTAYLAFSAALTGGNLRSLSIFSVGLSPWMSAMILWQMFSYSKKLGLSSTAIEIQDRRKMYLTLLIAVIQSLAVSLSLPVQSSYSAILVALMNTLLLIAGTFFLVWLSDLNASMGIGGSIVILLSSIVLNIPQDVIETFQTVHIPTGIIVLLALLTVVFSYLLAIMYRARYLVPVNKIGLHNRFKRYSYLEIMLNPAGGMPYMYVMSFLSVPAYLFILLGFIFPNHSGLAALSKEFIVGKPLWVYVYISVLFLFSIIFAFVTMNGEEIADRMKKSGEYIYGIYPGEDTSRFINRLVLRFSVIGGLFNVIMAGGPMLFVLFDEKLLRLAMIPGLFMMFGGMIFTIRDEVKALRLNETYKPLI, encoded by the coding sequence GTGACTAAGATTTATTCGTCAATAGCAGTAAAAAAAGGATTATTTACCTTATTTCTACTGTTTATCTATGTATTGGGAAGTCGTATTACTCTCCCTTTTGTTGACCTAAATAGTAAAGATTTTTTAGGAGGTTCAACAGCCTATCTAGCCTTCTCAGCTGCCCTAACAGGTGGAAATCTGAGAAGTTTGTCAATTTTTTCTGTTGGACTCTCCCCTTGGATGTCAGCTATGATTTTGTGGCAGATGTTTTCATATTCTAAAAAATTGGGGCTAAGTTCTACAGCGATTGAAATTCAAGATCGTCGAAAAATGTATCTGACCTTGCTGATTGCTGTTATTCAATCCTTGGCAGTTAGCTTGAGCTTACCAGTTCAATCCTCCTATTCGGCAATTTTGGTTGCTCTAATGAATACCTTGTTGCTGATAGCAGGAACATTTTTTCTTGTTTGGTTGTCAGATTTAAATGCTAGTATGGGGATTGGGGGTTCTATTGTAATCCTCCTATCCAGTATTGTTTTAAATATCCCTCAGGATGTTATTGAAACATTTCAAACGGTTCATATTCCAACAGGGATTATTGTGTTACTTGCTTTATTAACCGTTGTCTTTTCTTATTTACTTGCCATTATGTATCGAGCTCGCTATTTGGTTCCTGTTAATAAAATTGGCTTACACAATCGTTTTAAACGCTATTCTTATCTCGAAATCATGCTGAATCCTGCAGGTGGGATGCCTTATATGTATGTGATGAGTTTTCTTAGTGTACCGGCTTATCTGTTCATCTTGCTGGGTTTTATTTTCCCTAATCATTCAGGGCTAGCGGCTTTATCAAAGGAATTTATTGTTGGGAAGCCTTTGTGGGTCTATGTTTATATTTCGGTCTTATTTTTATTTAGTATTATTTTTGCATTTGTTACTATGAATGGAGAAGAGATTGCAGACCGCATGAAAAAATCTGGAGAATACATTTATGGAATTTATCCAGGAGAGGACACTAGTCGATTTATTAATCGATTGGTCCTTCGTTTCTCAGTCATAGGTGGTCTCTTTAATGTGATCATGGCAGGTGGTCCCATGCTTTTTGTTTTATTTGATGAAAAATTATTACGATTGGCAATGATTCCAGGCTTGTTTATGATGTTTGGGGGCATGATTTTTACGATTAGAGACGAGGTCAAGGCTTTAAGGCTAAATGAGACCTATAAACCTTTGATTTAG
- a CDS encoding glycosyltransferase family 8 protein: protein MRKSIVLAADNAYLVQLETTIKSILCHNTEVDFYILNSDIAPEWFKLLVPKLKHFDSSIKNIHLESNGFKDFKTANHINYATFYRFLIPNVINDSRSLYLDCDLIVSGDLSPLFELDLNGYPIAAVQDNYGWELSINGFNAGVLLINNDMWREQNITHDLLILTEEKQDQVQMADQSILNIYFENRWLQLDYDFNKLIGLDFLNTSGNLENLKYCRPVITHFASHDKPWNTYSVSRLRELWWAYRDLDWSEMISGKANLNYFDRSNQSKKNVFIVTWVLEVEHLEYLIKSLPDWHFNIGAPVYCAPALTNLSVYENVTLYQSIIHNRIEWLLDDTTVYLDINHGAEVLDVLSKARDRGVKIFTFDNTRKSPDDSIYDGIFSVESPEEMVKVLRN from the coding sequence ATGAGGAAATCAATTGTCTTAGCAGCGGATAATGCTTATTTAGTTCAATTAGAGACAACAATTAAATCGATTCTTTGTCATAATACAGAAGTTGATTTTTATATTTTAAATAGTGATATAGCGCCAGAATGGTTTAAATTATTAGTTCCTAAATTAAAACATTTTGATTCCAGCATTAAAAATATTCATTTGGAGTCTAATGGCTTTAAAGACTTTAAAACGGCGAATCATATAAATTATGCAACATTTTATAGATTTTTAATTCCTAATGTTATAAATGATAGTAGATCGCTTTATCTTGATTGTGATTTAATTGTAAGTGGAGATTTAAGTCCCTTGTTTGAATTAGATCTAAATGGATATCCTATAGCAGCAGTACAAGATAATTATGGATGGGAATTATCTATTAATGGTTTTAATGCTGGAGTGTTATTAATCAATAATGATATGTGGAGAGAACAAAATATTACACATGACTTATTGATATTAACCGAAGAAAAGCAAGACCAGGTTCAAATGGCAGACCAAAGTATCTTAAACATTTATTTTGAAAATCGATGGTTGCAATTGGATTATGATTTTAATAAATTAATAGGACTAGATTTCCTTAATACATCAGGAAATCTAGAAAATTTGAAATATTGTAGACCAGTAATAACACATTTTGCAAGTCATGATAAACCTTGGAACACGTATAGTGTATCGCGTCTTCGAGAATTGTGGTGGGCTTATAGAGATTTAGACTGGTCTGAAATGATATCAGGAAAAGCAAATCTTAATTATTTTGACCGTAGCAATCAATCTAAGAAGAATGTTTTTATTGTAACATGGGTTTTAGAAGTAGAACACTTGGAATATTTAATAAAGTCTTTACCTGATTGGCATTTTAATATCGGAGCTCCAGTATATTGTGCCCCTGCTCTAACTAACTTATCAGTTTATGAAAATGTAACTCTTTATCAGAGTATCATTCATAATAGAATTGAATGGCTTTTAGATGATACAACTGTCTATTTAGATATTAATCATGGAGCAGAGGTTCTAGATGTCTTATCCAAGGCCAGAGATAGAGGGGTAAAAATCTTTACGTTTGATAATACTAGGAAATCCCCAGATGATAGTATTTACGATGGTATTTTTTCTGTAGAAAGTCCTGAGGAAATGGTTAAAGTCTTAAGAAATTAG